In Streptomyces puniciscabiei, a single genomic region encodes these proteins:
- a CDS encoding trypsin-like peptidase domain-containing protein, translated as MAKPVSEPTAGAEADGPAPADSSTGPGAGAWAAPTERPKPLHDPDPYGTPPYGQPGPWAPAPPVQHPAVTAAQGPARGTPAPAPTAPSTAPGAPTPVPGPPAPAAQAPTPTPVTGPHTPAHGVPAPAAHTTGADVPPPGATAPLTVPGAPTTIPEAPTPAAPAADTSAPAAPTPDVQPSGAPVAAVPAPEVRPPGGPVAAVPAPGVQPSGAPVPAAPNPGVQPPGAAAPSAPAPSAPAPGAPAPAAPAPGVPAPGAPAPAGPPVPPLSGMEAGRRYDPWAVESPKEQVFGAGAWQQTGAGVPTQEERGRRGRRLLVGWSLLVALVSAVAGGVAGAWVEKQGLGDDVRLPQAGHVPAGRAPDSVAAIAARALPSVVTLHVTGTEQSDTGTGFVLDTRGYILTNNHVVAPAGSGGAISVTFSSGDTVKAEVVGHDSGYDLAVVQVHGVHGLTPLPLGNSDDVRVGDPVVAIGAPFDLAGTVTSGIISAKERPITAGGEKGDGSDVSYVDALQTDAPINPGNSGGPLLDSRAQVIGINSAIRSADGGSDSDSSQAGSIGLGFAIPVNQAKRVAEELISDGHATHPVIGVTLDMAYTGDGARIDSTSANGGPAVSRGGPGDRAGLKAGDVITEVDGERVHTAEELIVKIRAHRPGDRLRLTVRRDGTDRDVPLRLGAAEQN; from the coding sequence CTGGCCAAGCCGGTGTCGGAGCCGACGGCCGGTGCCGAGGCGGACGGGCCCGCTCCGGCCGACAGCTCGACCGGGCCCGGGGCAGGCGCCTGGGCGGCTCCCACCGAGCGGCCCAAGCCGTTGCACGACCCGGACCCCTACGGCACACCGCCGTACGGCCAGCCGGGCCCCTGGGCGCCCGCGCCGCCCGTACAGCACCCTGCGGTCACCGCGGCCCAGGGCCCGGCTCGGGGAACACCCGCGCCTGCCCCCACCGCTCCATCGACGGCACCCGGGGCTCCCACGCCGGTTCCCGGGCCACCCGCACCGGCAGCCCAGGCGCCCACGCCCACACCCGTAACGGGGCCGCACACCCCGGCACACGGCGTACCCGCTCCGGCGGCACACACCACCGGTGCCGACGTACCCCCACCCGGTGCCACCGCTCCCCTCACAGTCCCCGGGGCGCCGACCACAATCCCCGAGGCGCCGACCCCCGCCGCCCCAGCCGCCGACACCTCGGCCCCTGCGGCGCCCACCCCTGACGTTCAGCCGTCCGGTGCTCCCGTTGCGGCGGTGCCTGCGCCTGAGGTTCGGCCGCCCGGTGGTCCCGTTGCGGCGGTGCCTGCGCCTGGCGTTCAGCCGTCCGGTGCTCCCGTCCCGGCGGCGCCCAACCCCGGCGTTCAGCCGCCCGGCGCTGCCGCCCCCTCGGCACCCGCCCCCTCGGCACCCGCCCCCGGCGCGCCCGCCCCGGCCGCTCCAGCCCCCGGCGTCCCGGCGCCCGGTGCCCCCGCTCCCGCAGGCCCCCCGGTGCCGCCCCTCTCCGGGATGGAGGCGGGGCGGCGTTATGACCCGTGGGCTGTGGAGTCTCCCAAGGAGCAGGTGTTCGGGGCGGGGGCGTGGCAGCAGACCGGGGCCGGGGTGCCGACCCAGGAGGAGCGCGGGCGGCGGGGGAGGCGGCTGTTGGTGGGGTGGAGCCTCCTGGTGGCCCTGGTGTCCGCGGTTGCCGGCGGGGTGGCCGGCGCCTGGGTCGAGAAGCAGGGGCTGGGGGACGACGTACGGCTGCCGCAGGCCGGGCACGTGCCTGCCGGGCGGGCGCCGGACAGCGTGGCCGCGATAGCCGCCCGCGCGCTGCCCAGCGTCGTCACCCTGCACGTCACCGGCACCGAACAGAGCGACACCGGCACCGGCTTCGTGCTCGACACCCGGGGGTACATCCTCACCAACAACCACGTCGTCGCGCCGGCCGGCTCAGGCGGCGCGATATCCGTGACGTTCAGCAGCGGCGACACCGTCAAGGCCGAGGTCGTCGGCCACGACAGCGGCTACGACCTCGCCGTCGTCCAGGTCCACGGCGTGCACGGGCTCACCCCGCTGCCGCTCGGCAACTCCGACGACGTCCGGGTCGGCGACCCCGTCGTCGCCATCGGCGCTCCCTTCGACCTCGCGGGCACCGTCACCTCCGGCATCATCAGCGCCAAGGAGCGGCCCATCACGGCCGGGGGAGAGAAGGGCGACGGCAGTGACGTCAGCTACGTCGACGCGTTGCAGACCGATGCCCCGATCAACCCGGGCAACTCCGGCGGCCCGCTCCTCGACTCCCGGGCCCAGGTCATCGGCATCAACTCCGCCATCCGTTCCGCCGACGGCGGCTCCGACTCGGACAGCAGCCAGGCCGGGTCCATAGGTCTCGGCTTCGCCATCCCGGTGAACCAGGCCAAGCGGGTCGCCGAGGAACTGATCAGCGACGGCCACGCGACCCACCCCGTGATCGGCGTCACCCTCGACATGGCGTACACCGGCGACGGCGCCCGGATCGACAGCACGAGCGCGAACGGCGGCCCCGCCGTGAGCAGAGGCGGCCCGGGTGACCGGGCCGGTCTCAAGGCGGGCGACGTCATCACCGAGGTCGACGGGGAGCGCGTGCACACGGCCGAGGAACTGATCGTCAAGATCCGCGCGCACCGGCCCGGCGACCGGCTGCGGCTGACGGTCCGGCGCGACGGCACGGACCGGGACGTCCCGCTCCGACTGGGCGCGGCCGAGCAGAACTGA
- a CDS encoding zf-HC2 domain-containing protein, producing the protein MSGSRPKPAEAHLAEQHLGDRLSALVDGELGHESRERVLAHLATCARCKAEADAQRRLKSVFAEAAPPPPSASLLARLQGLPGGGDLDGDGMSPPGGLFGRGSDDDDTPGATGAAGGSGASGVFGVFGVRRGERFAFGYVPARPHGPAHPAGPVPAAEERGFRIHPVGRPDDGRSASRGLRFAVAAAGAVSLAAVALGGVTTAIPGDTTADARGGSGAGSNVVPARSAGTGVGSGAATPDSQRRRSKAPLFAQGGTQLGPTPAVPTSMAAPLVPGLPAPGTGQAQGADAVSGLTAPVMAGAAAVSPLIRPLDDTVVYPLAAWSRVPGTPGSGLLPAPLPAPALSTTPAPTASPTTPRRTP; encoded by the coding sequence GTGAGTGGATCCCGGCCCAAACCTGCGGAGGCACACCTCGCAGAGCAGCACCTGGGAGACCGGCTCTCCGCCCTGGTGGACGGAGAGCTCGGTCATGAGTCGCGTGAGCGGGTCCTCGCGCACCTGGCCACCTGCGCCCGGTGCAAGGCGGAGGCGGATGCCCAGCGCCGGCTGAAGAGCGTGTTCGCGGAGGCGGCCCCGCCGCCTCCCTCGGCGAGCCTCCTGGCCCGCCTGCAGGGCCTGCCCGGAGGAGGTGACCTGGACGGCGACGGCATGTCGCCGCCCGGGGGACTCTTCGGCCGCGGCTCGGACGACGACGACACCCCAGGGGCGACGGGAGCAGCCGGCGGCTCGGGCGCCTCCGGCGTCTTCGGGGTCTTCGGAGTGAGGCGCGGCGAGCGCTTCGCGTTCGGATACGTCCCGGCCCGTCCGCACGGCCCCGCGCATCCGGCCGGCCCCGTCCCCGCCGCCGAGGAGCGCGGCTTCCGTATCCATCCCGTCGGCCGCCCGGACGACGGCCGCTCCGCCTCGCGCGGCCTGCGGTTCGCGGTCGCCGCCGCGGGCGCGGTGTCGCTGGCCGCGGTCGCCCTGGGCGGCGTCACCACCGCCATCCCCGGTGACACCACCGCGGACGCTCGCGGCGGCTCCGGCGCCGGCAGCAATGTGGTCCCGGCGCGCTCGGCGGGCACCGGCGTGGGCTCGGGGGCGGCCACCCCCGACAGTCAGCGCCGCCGCTCGAAGGCACCGCTGTTCGCCCAGGGCGGTACCCAGCTCGGACCGACGCCGGCCGTTCCGACCTCGATGGCCGCGCCGCTGGTGCCCGGGCTGCCGGCCCCCGGCACCGGCCAGGCCCAGGGCGCCGACGCCGTGAGCGGCCTGACCGCGCCGGTGATGGCCGGTGCGGCCGCGGTCTCCCCGCTGATACGTCCGCTCGACGACACCGTGGTCTATCCGCTCGCCGCCTGGTCGAGAGTTCCCGGAACGCCCGGCTCCGGCCTGCTGCCCGCCCCGCTCCCCGCCCCCGCCCTCAGCACCACCCCCGCCCCCACCGCGTCCCCCACCACTCCCCGCCGGACCCCCTGA
- the sigE gene encoding RNA polymerase sigma factor SigE: MLRRFLGSAGRPKSVTDTAADHHAGLAAGEAQTATFSTDADGQAWTPPTWEEIVSTHSGRVYRLAYRLTGNQHDAEDLTQEVFVRVFRSLSTYSPGTFEGWLHRITTNLFLDMVRRKQRIRFDALGEDAAERLASREPTPQQLFNDAHFDADVQQALDTLAPEFRAAVVLCDIEGLSYEEIAATLGVKLGTVRSRIHRGRSQLRKALAHRSPEARAAERRTFLARVPALGGGGATA; encoded by the coding sequence GTGCTGCGGCGCTTCCTCGGGTCGGCGGGCAGGCCGAAATCCGTGACCGACACCGCTGCTGACCACCACGCCGGTCTCGCCGCAGGCGAGGCCCAGACCGCGACCTTCTCCACCGACGCGGACGGGCAGGCGTGGACTCCGCCCACGTGGGAGGAGATCGTCAGCACGCACAGCGGCCGGGTGTACCGGCTCGCCTACCGCCTGACGGGCAATCAGCACGACGCCGAGGACCTCACCCAGGAGGTCTTCGTCCGCGTCTTCCGCTCCCTGTCGACATACTCGCCGGGCACCTTCGAGGGCTGGCTGCACCGCATCACCACCAACCTGTTCCTGGACATGGTCCGGCGCAAGCAGCGCATCCGCTTCGACGCACTCGGCGAGGACGCGGCCGAGCGCCTGGCCAGCCGCGAGCCCACCCCGCAGCAGCTCTTCAACGACGCGCACTTCGACGCCGACGTCCAGCAGGCCCTGGACACCCTCGCGCCCGAGTTCCGCGCCGCCGTCGTCCTGTGCGACATCGAGGGCCTGTCGTACGAGGAGATCGCCGCGACCCTCGGCGTGAAGCTCGGCACGGTCCGCTCCCGTATCCACCGTGGCCGCTCCCAGCTCCGCAAGGCGCTCGCGCACCGGTCCCCGGAGGCGCGCGCGGCCGAGCGGCGCACCTTCCTGGCCCGTGTCCCCGCTCTGGGGGGAGGGGGCGCGACCGCGTGA
- a CDS encoding O-methyltransferase, with protein MCGFPPPTDTVTPRQPRGQERVITGNRQTSWAFADAFVAEDDALRWARDRARDAGLRSVSPSTGAALRLLAASVDAKAVAEIGTGCGVSGIHLLHGMRPDGVLTTVDPEPEHQQFARQAFRACGFASNRARFIPGRALDVLPRLADAGYDLVFCDGDRLEYLDYLAESLRLLRPGGLVVFEGVFANGRTVDSGPQPTEVLRLRELLRAVRESQELVPSLLPVGDGLLCAVKR; from the coding sequence ATCTGCGGGTTCCCGCCACCAACGGATACAGTCACGCCCAGGCAACCACGGGGACAGGAGAGGGTCATTACCGGCAACCGGCAGACGAGCTGGGCGTTCGCCGACGCCTTTGTCGCCGAGGACGACGCGCTGCGGTGGGCCCGCGACCGGGCCCGCGACGCCGGGCTGCGCTCGGTGTCGCCCAGCACCGGCGCCGCGCTGCGACTGCTCGCCGCCTCCGTGGACGCGAAGGCGGTCGCGGAGATCGGCACGGGCTGCGGGGTGTCCGGAATCCATCTGCTGCACGGCATGCGCCCGGACGGGGTGCTCACCACGGTCGACCCGGAGCCGGAGCACCAGCAGTTCGCCCGCCAGGCCTTCCGCGCCTGCGGCTTCGCCAGCAACCGGGCCCGCTTCATCCCCGGCCGCGCCCTGGACGTGCTGCCCCGCCTCGCGGACGCCGGCTACGACCTCGTCTTCTGTGACGGCGACCGGCTGGAGTACCTGGACTACCTAGCTGAATCGTTGCGTCTGCTGCGGCCGGGCGGCCTGGTGGTCTTCGAGGGCGTCTTCGCCAACGGCCGTACGGTGGACTCGGGGCCGCAGCCCACCGAAGTGCTGCGGCTGCGGGAGCTGCTGCGCGCGGTGCGCGAGAGCCAGGAGCTCGTCCCTTCACTGCTGCCGGTGGGCGACGGGCTGCTGTGCGCCGTCAAGCGGTGA
- a CDS encoding DUF3117 domain-containing protein: MAAMKPRTGDGPLEVTKEGRGIVMRVPLEGGGRLVVELTPDEAEALGDALKKVVV, from the coding sequence ATGGCGGCCATGAAGCCGCGGACGGGTGATGGCCCGCTCGAGGTGACCAAGGAGGGGCGGGGCATCGTCATGCGCGTTCCGCTCGAAGGCGGCGGTCGACTCGTCGTCGAGCTGACCCCTGACGAGGCCGAGGCGCTCGGCGACGCCCTCAAGAAGGTCGTCGTCTGA
- a CDS encoding enoyl-CoA hydratase/isomerase family protein, producing the protein MADTVLYEVSDGLATITLNRPEAMNALNIATKVALREAAESAAGDTAVRAILLTAAGDRAFCVGQDLKEHIGLLASDRETGSGQTMSTVKEHYNPIVRALAGAPKPVVAAVNGVAAGAGFGFALAADYRLVADTAAFNTSFAGVALTADSGISWTLPRVIGPSRAADLLLFPRSISAQDALELGIANRVVPAAELRAEAEKTARALAEGPTVAYAALKEAVAYGLTHSLAETLEKEDELQGRAGRSEDHAIAVQAFVNKERPKYLGR; encoded by the coding sequence ATGGCCGACACCGTGCTCTACGAGGTGAGCGACGGACTCGCGACGATCACGCTGAACCGCCCCGAGGCGATGAACGCGCTGAACATCGCGACCAAGGTCGCCCTCCGGGAGGCGGCGGAATCCGCGGCCGGGGACACGGCCGTACGGGCGATCCTGCTGACCGCGGCCGGGGACCGGGCGTTCTGCGTCGGCCAGGACCTCAAGGAGCACATCGGGCTGCTCGCATCGGACCGCGAGACCGGGTCCGGGCAGACGATGAGCACGGTCAAGGAGCACTACAACCCGATCGTGCGGGCCCTCGCCGGGGCGCCCAAGCCGGTGGTCGCCGCGGTGAACGGCGTCGCGGCAGGGGCCGGCTTCGGCTTCGCGCTCGCCGCGGACTACCGGCTGGTCGCCGACACGGCCGCCTTCAACACCTCCTTCGCGGGCGTCGCCCTGACCGCCGACTCCGGGATCTCCTGGACCCTGCCCCGGGTGATCGGCCCGAGCCGCGCCGCCGACCTGCTGCTCTTCCCGCGCAGCATCAGCGCCCAGGACGCGCTGGAACTGGGCATCGCCAACCGGGTCGTCCCCGCGGCCGAGCTGCGCGCCGAGGCCGAGAAGACGGCGCGGGCGCTGGCCGAGGGCCCGACGGTGGCGTACGCGGCCCTCAAGGAGGCGGTGGCCTACGGCCTCACGCACTCCCTCGCCGAGACCCTGGAAAAGGAGGACGAGCTGCAGGGCCGGGCCGGCCGGTCCGAGGACCACGCGATCGCCGTGCAGGCGTTCGTGAACAAGGAGAGGCCGAAGTACCTGGGCCGCTAG
- a CDS encoding DNA-3-methyladenine glycosylase I, giving the protein MSDGAALAGPDGALRCPWALSTDDYVAYHDEEWGRPVHGDDALFERISLEAFQSGLSWITILRRREGFRAAFAGFRIEKVAAFTDEDRERLLADPGIIRNRAKVDATLANARVLADWAEGELDELIWSHAPDPAGRPAPKTLADVPAVTPESTALSKALKKRGLRFVGPTTAYALMQACGLVDDHLETCVARGAGA; this is encoded by the coding sequence ATGAGCGACGGCGCCGCGCTCGCCGGGCCCGACGGCGCCCTGCGCTGCCCCTGGGCGCTGTCCACCGACGACTACGTGGCGTACCACGACGAGGAGTGGGGCCGCCCGGTCCACGGCGACGACGCCCTCTTCGAGCGGATCAGCCTGGAGGCCTTCCAGTCGGGCCTGTCCTGGATCACGATCCTGCGCCGCCGCGAGGGCTTCCGCGCGGCCTTCGCCGGCTTCCGCATCGAGAAGGTCGCCGCGTTCACCGACGAGGACCGCGAGCGCCTGCTGGCGGATCCCGGCATCATCCGCAACCGCGCCAAGGTCGACGCCACGCTCGCCAACGCGCGCGTGCTGGCCGACTGGGCGGAAGGCGAGCTGGACGAGCTGATCTGGTCCCACGCCCCCGACCCGGCCGGCCGCCCGGCCCCGAAGACCCTCGCCGACGTCCCGGCCGTGACCCCGGAGTCCACGGCCCTGTCCAAGGCCCTGAAGAAACGCGGCCTCAGATTCGTCGGCCCGACGACCGCCTACGCGTTGATGCAGGCCTGCGGCCTGGTCGACGACCACCTGGAGACGTGCGTGGCGCGAGGCGCCGGTGCCTGA
- a CDS encoding DivIVA domain-containing protein codes for MVMFLFLVVALAVVVAAVTLAVVGGGGSGPLPEVAPERLQDPLPPDRPVNRADVDSLRFPLAPRGYRMADVDDALGRLGAELAERDARIADLESALAGARAAAAHVHLEKPERPEDPR; via the coding sequence ATGGTGATGTTCTTGTTCCTGGTCGTCGCGCTGGCCGTCGTGGTCGCCGCGGTGACCCTCGCCGTGGTGGGCGGCGGCGGGAGCGGCCCGCTCCCTGAGGTGGCACCGGAGCGGCTGCAGGACCCGCTGCCCCCGGACCGCCCGGTGAACCGCGCGGACGTGGACAGCCTGCGCTTCCCCCTGGCCCCGCGCGGCTACCGCATGGCGGATGTCGACGACGCCCTCGGCCGGCTCGGCGCCGAGCTCGCCGAGCGGGACGCCCGTATCGCCGACCTGGAGTCGGCGCTGGCCGGCGCCAGAGCCGCGGCGGCACACGTCCACCTGGAGAAGCCCGAGCGACCGGAGGACCCGCGATGA
- the folP gene encoding dihydropteroate synthase gives MLRLGRREFGPHEPVVMAIVNRTPDSFYDQGATFRDEPALARVEQAVAEGAAIVDIGGVKAGPGEEVTAEEEARRTVGFVAEVRRRFPDVIISVDTWRAEVGEAVCEAGADLLNDAWGGVDPGLAEVAARYGVGLVCTHAGGVQPRTRPHRVTYDDVMADILDVTVGLAERAVALGVPRESVLIDPGHDFGKNTRHSLEATRRLDEMVATGWPVLVSLSNKDFVGETLDRPVKERLIGTLATTAVSAWLGAQVYRVHEVAETRQVLEMVASIAGHRVPAVARRGLA, from the coding sequence ATGCTCAGGCTGGGCAGGCGGGAATTCGGGCCCCATGAGCCGGTGGTCATGGCGATCGTCAACCGGACTCCGGACTCCTTCTACGACCAGGGGGCCACGTTCCGCGACGAGCCGGCTCTCGCGCGCGTGGAGCAGGCGGTGGCCGAGGGTGCGGCGATCGTGGACATCGGCGGGGTGAAGGCCGGGCCGGGCGAGGAGGTCACGGCCGAGGAGGAGGCGCGGCGGACGGTCGGTTTCGTGGCCGAGGTACGGCGGCGCTTCCCGGACGTGATCATCAGCGTGGACACCTGGCGGGCCGAGGTCGGCGAGGCGGTGTGCGAGGCGGGGGCGGATCTGCTGAACGACGCGTGGGGTGGCGTCGACCCGGGGCTCGCGGAGGTCGCCGCGCGGTACGGCGTGGGGCTGGTGTGCACGCACGCGGGGGGTGTGCAGCCGCGTACGCGTCCGCACCGGGTGACGTACGACGACGTCATGGCCGACATCCTGGACGTCACGGTGGGTCTGGCCGAGCGGGCGGTCGCGCTCGGCGTGCCGCGGGAGTCGGTGCTGATCGATCCCGGGCACGACTTCGGGAAGAACACGCGGCACAGTCTGGAGGCGACGCGGCGGCTGGACGAGATGGTCGCCACGGGGTGGCCGGTGCTGGTGTCGCTGTCCAACAAGGACTTCGTGGGTGAGACGCTGGACCGGCCGGTGAAGGAGCGGTTGATCGGTACGTTGGCGACGACCGCGGTGTCCGCGTGGCTGGGGGCGCAGGTGTACCGGGTGCACGAAGTGGCCGAGACCCGCCAGGTCCTGGAGATGGTCGCGTCCATCGCCGGCCACCGGGTCCCTGCGGTGGCTCGCCGGGGTCTGGCCTAG
- a CDS encoding TIGR00730 family Rossman fold protein, which produces MPTGNPEGKKIPPDEQRLGPVLRRRGQVTASTTDQRLLDAGGPSDWVHTDPWRVLRIQSEFIEGFGTLAELPPAISVFGSARTPVDSPEYDAGVRLGRGLVEAGWAVITGGGPGAMEAANRGACEAGGVSVGLGIELPFEQGLNPYVDIGLNFRYFFVRKMMFVKYAQGFVVLPGGLGTLDELFEALTLVQTQKVTRFPIVLFGSEYWGGLVSWLKNTLVAQGKAAEKDLLLFHVTDDVEEAVALVSKEAGR; this is translated from the coding sequence ATGCCTACCGGCAACCCCGAGGGGAAGAAGATCCCGCCGGACGAGCAGCGGCTGGGACCGGTCCTCCGCCGCCGAGGACAGGTGACGGCGAGTACGACGGACCAGCGGCTGCTGGACGCCGGTGGCCCCTCGGACTGGGTCCACACCGACCCCTGGCGCGTGCTGCGCATCCAGTCGGAGTTCATCGAGGGCTTCGGCACACTGGCCGAACTCCCGCCCGCCATCAGTGTGTTCGGCTCGGCACGTACGCCGGTGGACTCGCCGGAGTACGACGCCGGGGTGCGGCTCGGCCGGGGCCTGGTGGAGGCGGGCTGGGCCGTGATCACGGGCGGCGGGCCGGGCGCGATGGAGGCGGCCAACAGGGGCGCCTGCGAGGCGGGCGGCGTCTCGGTCGGCCTCGGCATCGAGCTGCCCTTCGAGCAGGGCCTGAACCCCTACGTCGACATCGGCCTGAACTTCCGCTACTTCTTCGTCCGCAAGATGATGTTCGTGAAGTACGCGCAGGGTTTCGTGGTCCTGCCCGGCGGGCTCGGCACCCTCGACGAACTCTTCGAGGCGCTGACCCTGGTCCAGACCCAGAAGGTCACCCGCTTCCCGATCGTCCTCTTCGGCAGCGAGTACTGGGGCGGCCTGGTGTCCTGGCTGAAGAACACCCTGGTGGCCCAGGGGAAGGCGGCGGAGAAGGACCTGCTTCTGTTCCACGTCACGGACGACGTGGAGGAGGCGGTGGCCCTGGTGTCGAAGGAGGCGGGCCGCTAG
- the dapE gene encoding succinyl-diaminopimelate desuccinylase, which produces MADTSLDLTLDAAALTAQLVDFPSESGTEKPLADAIETALRALPHLTVDRYGNNVIARTNLGRAERVILAGHIDTVPIADNVPSRLDEDGVLWGCGTCDMKSGVAVQLRIAATVPAPNRDLTFVFYDNEEVAAELNGLRHVAMAHPEWLEGDFAVLLEPSDGEVEGGCQGTLRVLLRTTGERAHSARSWMGSNAIHAASPILARLAAYEPRYPVIDGLEYREGLNAVGISGGVAGNVIPDECVVTVNFRYAPDRTEEEAIAHVREVFADCGVAEFVVDDHSGGALPGLSHPAAAAFIEAVGGTPRPKYGWTDVSRFSALGIPAVNYGPGNPHLAHKRDERVETAKILAGEERLRNWLTA; this is translated from the coding sequence ATGGCCGACACCTCGCTTGACCTCACGCTCGACGCCGCCGCACTCACCGCACAGCTCGTGGACTTCCCCTCCGAGAGCGGCACCGAGAAGCCGCTCGCGGACGCGATCGAGACCGCCCTGCGCGCCCTGCCGCACCTGACGGTCGACCGCTACGGCAACAACGTGATCGCCCGTACGAACCTGGGCCGCGCCGAGCGCGTGATCCTGGCCGGCCACATCGACACGGTCCCGATCGCGGACAACGTGCCCTCGCGCCTGGACGAGGACGGCGTGCTGTGGGGCTGCGGCACCTGCGACATGAAGTCGGGCGTCGCGGTGCAGCTGCGCATCGCGGCCACGGTCCCCGCTCCCAACCGCGACCTCACCTTCGTCTTCTACGACAACGAGGAGGTCGCCGCCGAACTGAACGGCCTCAGGCACGTGGCCATGGCCCACCCGGAGTGGCTGGAGGGCGACTTCGCGGTCCTGCTGGAGCCGTCCGACGGCGAGGTCGAGGGCGGCTGCCAGGGCACCCTGCGGGTGCTGCTGAGGACGACGGGCGAGCGGGCCCACTCGGCGCGCTCCTGGATGGGCTCCAACGCCATCCACGCGGCGTCCCCGATCCTGGCCCGGCTGGCCGCCTACGAGCCCCGCTACCCCGTGATCGACGGCCTGGAGTACCGCGAGGGCCTGAACGCGGTGGGCATCAGCGGCGGGGTCGCCGGCAACGTCATCCCCGACGAGTGCGTGGTGACGGTCAACTTCCGCTACGCCCCCGACCGCACCGAGGAGGAGGCGATCGCGCACGTCCGCGAGGTGTTCGCGGACTGCGGCGTGGCGGAGTTCGTGGTCGACGACCACAGCGGCGGCGCGCTGCCCGGCCTCTCCCACCCGGCCGCCGCGGCCTTCATCGAGGCGGTGGGCGGCACGCCCCGCCCCAAGTACGGCTGGACGGACGTCTCCCGCTTCTCCGCGCTCGGCATCCCGGCCGTCAACTACGGCCCGGGCAACCCGCACTTGGCCCACAAGCGCGACGAGCGGGTGGAGACGGCGAAGATCCTGGCGGGCGAGGAGCGCCTGCGGAACTGGCTCACCGCGTAG
- a CDS encoding heavy metal transporter — protein MPEPSPTRPKRRGRLFRFGAALLVLCGVAAYLVVQYVTGGGGARGCKVVSAEGDGTSYEFTPEQAVNAATIAAVGTGRGMPERAVTIALATALQESGLRNVEHGDRDSLGLFQQRPSQGWGTEQQIMDPAYAAGIFYAHLAKVPHYTGLPLTEAAQEVQRSGYPEAYAKHEPDAQLLAAALTGRAAATLTCDGRPATTASATGPDAVRAALVRDFGRDALQETGAEVGGTPVPSPSPSPSVTATAQGRTVTVPVPQGTKVDTIGRGERQRGWQLAQWAVANSSALHIQRVSYAGREWAAGSGGGQWKAAASGGSGGAGAALGVVRIETGQ, from the coding sequence GTGCCAGAGCCGTCCCCCACCCGTCCCAAACGCCGCGGCCGCCTCTTCCGTTTCGGCGCGGCCCTGTTGGTCCTGTGCGGCGTCGCCGCGTACCTCGTGGTGCAGTACGTCACCGGAGGCGGCGGAGCGCGCGGCTGCAAGGTGGTGTCGGCCGAGGGTGACGGAACGTCGTACGAGTTCACCCCGGAGCAGGCGGTGAACGCGGCGACGATCGCGGCCGTCGGCACCGGGCGCGGGATGCCCGAGCGCGCGGTGACGATCGCGCTGGCGACCGCCCTGCAGGAGTCGGGGCTGCGCAACGTCGAGCACGGCGACCGGGACTCGCTGGGCCTGTTCCAGCAGCGGCCCTCGCAGGGCTGGGGCACCGAGCAGCAGATCATGGACCCGGCGTACGCGGCGGGCATCTTCTACGCGCACCTGGCCAAGGTGCCGCACTACACCGGTCTGCCGCTGACCGAGGCGGCCCAGGAGGTCCAGCGCAGCGGCTATCCGGAGGCCTACGCCAAGCACGAGCCGGACGCACAGCTGCTGGCGGCGGCGCTGACCGGGCGCGCGGCGGCCACGCTGACCTGCGACGGACGCCCGGCGACCACGGCCTCGGCGACGGGTCCGGACGCCGTACGGGCCGCGTTGGTACGGGACTTCGGGCGGGACGCGCTGCAGGAGACCGGTGCGGAGGTGGGCGGTACGCCCGTGCCGTCGCCCTCTCCCTCGCCGAGCGTGACCGCGACCGCGCAGGGGCGGACCGTGACCGTGCCGGTGCCGCAGGGCACGAAGGTGGACACGATCGGGCGCGGCGAGCGGCAGCGGGGCTGGCAGCTGGCGCAGTGGGCCGTGGCCAACTCCTCGGCGCTGCACATCCAGCGGGTGTCGTACGCGGGCCGGGAGTGGGCCGCGGGCAGCGGCGGCGGGCAGTGGAAGGCGGCCGCTTCCGGCGGGTCCGGCGGCGCGGGCGCGGCGCTGGGGGTCGTCCGGATCGAGACCGGACAGTAG